The following proteins are encoded in a genomic region of Pseudodesulfovibrio sp. JC047:
- the acs gene encoding acetate--CoA ligase, with protein sequence MSEEKKIETLQREGQIFEPDTSMQAEAWIQNMDAYDAANERALTDPEGYWGDRAKELLTWFSDFDSVLEADYEKPEFKWFSGGTTNVSYNCLDRHLTDGRRNKAALIWQGEPEEDTRVYTYQMLHTEVCRFANVLKKKGVKRGDRVALYMPMIPELAIAMLACTRLGALHSIVFAGFSSIALQSRIEDCQAKVLVTADAVLRAGKTIPLKPNADEALKDCPSMEQCIVVQRGGNEISMVEGRDSWWHDEINAEDITSECDFEKMDAEDPLFILYTSGSTGKPKGVLHTTGGYLTYAAHTTQCVFDMKDDDVYWCTADIGWITGHSYIVYGPLALGATSVMFEGVPSYPKPDRFWQIVDKFKVNIFYTAPTVIRALMREGEEWTKKYDLSSLRLLGSVGEPINPEAWLWFHNNIGGGKLPIVDTWWQTETGGIMISAMPYATPLKPGSATKALPGISAKIVRRDGSEADANEGGHLIIDKPWPGMLRNVWGDPDRYKSTYFAGFSEAYEAGDGARVDEDGYFWIMGRLDDVINVSGHRMGTAEIESALVAHKDVTEAAVVGMPHDIKGETIYAYVTLKSDLEPDDDMIKELKTWVRKEIGPIATPEFIQFADGLPKTRSGKIMRRVLRKIVEGSNDFGDTSTLADPGVVTDLVEGNKDLVG encoded by the coding sequence ATGAGTGAAGAGAAAAAGATCGAGACGCTGCAAAGAGAGGGGCAGATATTCGAACCCGATACATCCATGCAGGCCGAGGCGTGGATTCAGAACATGGACGCCTATGACGCGGCCAATGAACGGGCACTCACTGATCCTGAAGGGTATTGGGGCGATCGGGCCAAGGAATTACTGACCTGGTTTTCCGATTTCGATTCAGTGTTGGAAGCGGACTATGAGAAACCCGAATTCAAATGGTTTTCGGGCGGCACGACCAATGTTTCATATAACTGCCTGGATCGACACCTGACAGATGGCCGACGGAACAAGGCCGCACTTATCTGGCAGGGAGAACCGGAAGAAGACACCCGGGTATATACCTATCAGATGCTGCATACCGAAGTCTGCCGATTCGCCAATGTCTTGAAAAAGAAAGGCGTGAAACGGGGCGATCGGGTGGCACTGTATATGCCCATGATTCCTGAGTTGGCCATTGCCATGCTCGCCTGCACCAGACTCGGCGCATTACATTCAATCGTGTTTGCGGGATTTTCCTCCATTGCCCTGCAATCGCGTATCGAGGATTGTCAGGCCAAAGTGCTGGTGACAGCGGATGCCGTACTGCGTGCGGGCAAGACCATTCCGCTCAAACCCAATGCAGATGAAGCACTCAAGGACTGCCCGTCTATGGAACAGTGCATCGTGGTGCAACGGGGCGGCAATGAAATTTCCATGGTGGAAGGCCGGGATTCCTGGTGGCATGATGAAATCAATGCTGAAGATATCACGTCCGAATGTGATTTTGAAAAGATGGATGCGGAAGACCCGCTGTTCATTCTGTACACATCCGGCTCCACGGGCAAACCCAAAGGCGTGCTGCACACCACGGGCGGCTACCTGACCTATGCGGCCCACACCACACAATGCGTTTTTGATATGAAAGACGATGATGTCTATTGGTGCACGGCGGATATCGGCTGGATCACCGGACATTCCTATATCGTCTATGGCCCGCTGGCACTGGGTGCCACATCTGTCATGTTCGAGGGCGTGCCGAGTTACCCCAAACCAGATAGATTCTGGCAGATCGTGGACAAGTTCAAGGTCAATATCTTTTACACCGCCCCCACGGTCATCCGTGCGCTCATGAGAGAAGGCGAGGAATGGACCAAAAAGTATGATCTGTCCTCGTTGCGGCTGCTCGGGTCCGTGGGAGAACCTATCAATCCCGAGGCATGGCTCTGGTTCCACAACAATATCGGCGGCGGCAAACTGCCGATCGTGGATACCTGGTGGCAGACCGAAACCGGGGGCATCATGATTTCCGCCATGCCATATGCCACCCCGCTCAAACCCGGGTCCGCCACCAAAGCCCTGCCCGGTATTTCCGCCAAAATCGTGCGCCGGGACGGATCAGAGGCCGATGCCAATGAAGGCGGCCACCTCATTATCGACAAACCATGGCCGGGGATGCTCCGCAATGTCTGGGGTGACCCGGATCGGTATAAATCCACCTACTTCGCAGGCTTTTCCGAAGCATATGAAGCCGGGGATGGCGCCCGGGTCGATGAAGACGGGTATTTCTGGATCATGGGCCGCCTGGATGACGTCATCAACGTGTCCGGCCACCGCATGGGTACAGCGGAAATCGAATCCGCATTGGTGGCACACAAGGATGTCACTGAAGCCGCAGTCGTGGGAATGCCACACGATATCAAAGGTGAAACCATCTATGCCTATGTCACTCTCAAATCCGATCTTGAACCGGACGATGACATGATAAAGGAATTGAAAACCTGGGTGCGTAAGGAGATTGGTCCCATTGCCACCCCGGAATTCATCCAGTTCGCGGACGGCCTGCCCAAGACCCGTTCAGGGAAAATCATGCGCCGGGTCCTACGAAAGATTGTCGAAGGCTCCAACGACTTCGGCGATACCTCGACTCTGGCCGATCCCGGTGTGGTCACCGATCTGGTCGAAGGCAACAAGGACCTTGTCGGCTAA
- a CDS encoding DMT family transporter, whose product MNSRTLRADILLFITAVIWGLAFVAQRVGMDHVGPLTFNGIRFALGAVALIPLVVHMQKNRPTTSVGASGRKMLVGGGLLGIALFVGASLQQMGLAGPVLTQFGFEATTAGKAGFITGLYVVFVPIFGLLLAQKPGWGTWIGAGLAVVGMYFLSVTSDLTISFGDLLVLVSAVFWAGHVLLVGKLSPGLDAVDALKLSLIQFIACAFLSMVGAFATEEITLTGLIGAAPSIAYGGLMSVGVAYTLQVVAQRDAQPAHAAIILSLESVFGVIGGCLMLGEVLTMRALIGCGLMLVGMVLSQLRP is encoded by the coding sequence GTGAATTCCCGAACCCTTCGTGCAGACATTCTGCTTTTCATCACCGCCGTCATCTGGGGGTTGGCCTTTGTGGCCCAACGCGTGGGCATGGACCACGTCGGACCGTTGACATTTAACGGTATCCGTTTCGCTCTCGGTGCTGTGGCGCTGATTCCTCTGGTTGTGCACATGCAGAAAAATCGACCGACAACGAGTGTCGGTGCGAGTGGTCGAAAGATGCTTGTCGGTGGAGGGCTGCTCGGTATCGCCTTGTTTGTCGGCGCGTCCCTGCAACAGATGGGACTGGCCGGACCAGTGCTCACCCAATTCGGTTTCGAGGCCACCACAGCTGGAAAAGCCGGATTTATCACCGGACTTTACGTTGTTTTTGTGCCGATTTTCGGATTGCTTCTGGCCCAGAAGCCCGGATGGGGCACCTGGATTGGAGCCGGTTTGGCTGTTGTCGGTATGTATTTCCTTTCCGTAACGTCGGATCTGACCATTTCCTTTGGCGATCTATTGGTGTTGGTCAGCGCGGTTTTCTGGGCTGGGCATGTGTTGCTTGTCGGAAAACTTTCACCGGGACTGGATGCTGTGGACGCGCTCAAATTGTCCCTGATACAGTTCATTGCCTGTGCCTTTTTGAGCATGGTCGGCGCGTTCGCCACGGAAGAAATTACCCTCACCGGATTGATCGGTGCAGCCCCGTCAATCGCCTATGGAGGACTCATGTCCGTGGGCGTGGCCTACACCCTTCAGGTTGTGGCCCAACGGGATGCCCAACCCGCGCACGCCGCGATCATCCTCAGTCTTGAATCCGTGTTCGGCGTCATTGGCGGCTGTCTCATGCTCGGCGAAGTTCTGACCATGCGTGCCCTGATCGGCTGTGGACTCATGCTTGTCGGGATGGTTTTGAGTCAGCTTAGACCCTGA
- a CDS encoding WbuC family cupin fold metalloprotein — protein MTHKSTDVPVAMDAPEGAVTPLSLTMVGDLLARSRDSARKRMLQKLHSSHDALSHRMFNAMQPGTYIMPHRHLDPPKDETVLVMAGSVLFIQFSDAGDIEKTLLLQPGTENFGIDVAPHVYHTYIPLKQDTLIFETKTGPYTQEHDKNVPDWAPREGSPEAEPYLLNMIKSLAEQANAAVDQVAAKEEDSA, from the coding sequence ATGACACATAAATCCACTGATGTTCCCGTGGCTATGGACGCACCGGAGGGTGCGGTTACTCCCTTGAGTTTGACCATGGTCGGCGATCTGCTGGCCCGGTCCAGGGACAGTGCGCGCAAACGGATGCTGCAAAAGTTGCATTCGTCTCATGATGCGCTGTCTCATCGCATGTTCAACGCCATGCAGCCCGGGACATATATCATGCCCCATCGCCATCTTGATCCGCCAAAGGATGAAACGGTGCTGGTCATGGCTGGCTCAGTGCTTTTCATCCAGTTTTCGGATGCAGGAGATATCGAGAAAACCCTGCTGCTTCAGCCCGGGACGGAAAATTTCGGCATTGACGTGGCTCCCCATGTCTATCACACGTATATTCCCCTCAAGCAGGATACCCTGATTTTCGAGACCAAGACCGGACCCTATACGCAGGAGCACGACAAGAATGTCCCTGACTGGGCACCTCGTGAAGGGTCGCCCGAAGCCGAACCCTATTTGCTGAACATGATCAAGTCGCTGGCCGAACAGGCCAATGCCGCGGTGGACCAGGTGGCGGCCAAAGAGGAAGATTCCGCATAA
- a CDS encoding GNAT family N-acetyltransferase, producing MTAILRRATPNDFDAICELLHTYMNPAFSIQRWRALFTHGWCSGKPDFGIVADDNGAVVGFHGHICSHRIIDGYWERFTNFTSWYIRKEYRKNGLGSKMLEMATADPETTYTVFSLSPKRIEFFKSLGMNVLDEERLLWRKQGKLYDNLELIVDPVKIRAQSAPYDLPFFDDHIPLRVMPVLVATRCAQCLLLLARAVKNDRVYYDVLYRSNPALFTQRVQDIAEALLPDSECVLAADRRFVDDDGPGAEVEVIKSPRFYKSSRVEPRDIDLTYSELSLLGLKLD from the coding sequence ATGACTGCCATACTGCGTCGAGCCACACCGAATGATTTTGACGCCATCTGTGAACTGCTGCATACATATATGAATCCAGCTTTTTCAATACAGCGATGGCGTGCTCTTTTCACTCATGGTTGGTGTTCCGGAAAACCGGATTTCGGTATTGTTGCTGATGACAACGGAGCGGTTGTCGGTTTTCATGGGCATATCTGTTCCCATCGCATCATTGATGGATATTGGGAACGATTCACCAACTTCACATCCTGGTATATTCGCAAGGAATATCGGAAAAACGGGTTGGGAAGCAAAATGCTCGAAATGGCCACTGCCGATCCCGAAACCACGTACACGGTTTTTTCCCTTTCTCCGAAACGAATTGAATTTTTCAAATCCCTTGGCATGAACGTTCTTGATGAGGAACGCTTGCTGTGGCGCAAACAGGGAAAGCTGTATGACAACTTGGAGCTGATCGTTGATCCGGTCAAGATCCGTGCTCAATCGGCTCCGTATGATCTGCCGTTTTTTGACGATCACATCCCTCTTCGGGTGATGCCGGTGCTGGTCGCGACCCGCTGCGCACAATGTCTGTTGCTTCTTGCGCGAGCCGTGAAAAACGATCGGGTCTATTATGACGTTTTGTATCGGAGCAATCCCGCCCTTTTCACCCAACGGGTGCAGGATATTGCGGAAGCATTGTTGCCGGACAGCGAGTGTGTGTTGGCGGCCGATCGACGGTTCGTGGATGACGATGGTCCCGGAGCCGAGGTCGAGGTCATCAAGTCCCCTCGTTTCTACAAGTCGTCCCGTGTCGAACCGCGCGATATCGATTTGACCTATTCTGAATTGTCACTGCTTGGATTGAAGCTGGATTAG
- a CDS encoding polysaccharide deacetylase family protein translates to MNHDTLNILVQELDAYEKAGLPVELWWRDDDAAEPTVELDRLIRLSDQYDVPCGLATIPARAGESLRKTVSGAAHLWILQHGYAHVNHAPSGSGMGAWELGLHRPKSVVLDELRDGMLKLSQLFKSRFVPALVPPWNRIDPQLLFYLPVLGFRGLSASYKKDRPTPPVGLRVADAHCDVLTWKKKEARFAGLERCLQSLVQHLKEKRLGTVDRSEPTCLLTHHLEMDQDAWQFVEDIFALTTFHTGVTWLVPAAIWPQPK, encoded by the coding sequence ATGAATCACGACACTTTGAACATATTGGTACAGGAACTCGATGCCTACGAAAAAGCCGGACTGCCGGTTGAACTGTGGTGGCGAGATGATGACGCGGCTGAACCGACTGTGGAGCTGGATCGATTGATCCGTCTCAGCGATCAGTATGACGTCCCGTGCGGATTGGCGACCATTCCGGCCCGGGCCGGAGAGTCTCTCAGGAAAACCGTCTCCGGGGCAGCGCATCTCTGGATTTTGCAACATGGATATGCCCATGTGAATCACGCTCCGTCCGGTTCGGGCATGGGGGCATGGGAGCTGGGGCTACATCGGCCCAAGTCCGTGGTGCTTGATGAGTTACGTGACGGGATGCTCAAACTCAGCCAACTTTTCAAAAGCCGCTTTGTTCCGGCTCTGGTTCCGCCGTGGAATCGCATCGATCCGCAATTGTTGTTTTACCTGCCTGTCTTGGGATTTCGAGGGCTGTCCGCCAGCTACAAGAAAGATCGTCCCACACCGCCCGTTGGCTTGCGTGTGGCTGACGCGCATTGTGATGTCCTGACGTGGAAAAAGAAGGAAGCACGGTTTGCCGGATTGGAGCGTTGTCTCCAATCTTTGGTCCAGCATCTCAAGGAAAAACGGCTTGGTACCGTTGATCGAAGCGAACCGACATGTCTGTTGACCCATCATCTTGAAATGGATCAGGATGCGTGGCAATTCGTCGAAGACATCTTCGCCTTGACCACTTTTCATACTGGCGTTACATGGCTTGTTCCGGCCGCTATCTGGCCGCAACCAAAATAG
- a CDS encoding radical SAM protein — translation MKPPHNNIIWNMTRKCNFRCEYCYFPHDNTPVTETLPAERITAFLDSTGDTWKVGLTGGEPFIYPNFVDICETLTASHIIGVDTNLSISSKVKEFAERIDPKRVHNLYVALHIEERERVKGVNAFIRNAQCLMDAGFEIIVNYVVHPTLEDRFQTDRTFYAKHGITITPRPFKGEYEGRRYPEAYGDRAQIIFGDHPEQGKKVAFNFQGVPCSAGRTLLRMEPDGTIFRCPGDKTVLGNVMDEVRLYKGNEPCIKKRCPCRGLDHVQLTDFEAHMVDGIQFAVVADNERSRTAFTQAADLLPGNPCVENNLGVLAWRRDDHSQARSHFEVALTQRPDNALYRANRDGAQIADADFDPQICLDVNSDVTK, via the coding sequence ATGAAACCACCCCACAATAACATCATCTGGAACATGACACGAAAGTGTAATTTCCGGTGCGAATATTGCTATTTCCCACACGATAATACCCCGGTGACCGAAACGTTGCCCGCCGAGCGAATCACCGCATTTCTTGACAGCACCGGCGACACGTGGAAAGTCGGACTGACCGGCGGCGAACCTTTTATCTATCCGAATTTCGTTGATATCTGCGAAACGCTCACGGCATCGCACATCATCGGCGTGGACACCAACCTGTCCATCTCGTCCAAAGTCAAAGAATTCGCCGAACGCATTGATCCCAAACGAGTCCACAATCTGTATGTGGCCCTGCACATCGAAGAACGAGAACGAGTCAAGGGCGTGAACGCCTTTATTCGAAATGCACAATGCCTCATGGACGCGGGGTTTGAAATCATCGTCAATTATGTGGTCCATCCGACCCTGGAAGATCGATTCCAAACCGACCGGACATTCTACGCGAAGCATGGCATCACCATCACTCCCCGGCCATTTAAAGGCGAATATGAAGGACGTCGATACCCCGAAGCCTATGGTGACCGGGCACAGATCATTTTCGGCGACCATCCCGAACAGGGCAAGAAGGTGGCATTCAATTTTCAGGGAGTTCCCTGCTCGGCCGGACGAACGCTCCTTCGCATGGAACCTGATGGCACCATTTTTCGCTGTCCGGGCGACAAGACCGTGCTCGGCAACGTCATGGATGAGGTCCGTCTCTACAAGGGAAATGAACCGTGCATCAAGAAACGGTGTCCCTGTCGGGGGTTGGACCATGTCCAACTGACCGACTTTGAGGCCCACATGGTGGACGGCATTCAATTTGCGGTGGTCGCCGACAACGAGCGTTCCCGGACAGCCTTCACCCAGGCTGCCGACCTGCTCCCGGGCAATCCGTGCGTCGAGAACAACCTCGGCGTCCTTGCCTGGCGTCGCGACGATCATTCCCAGGCCCGTTCTCATTTCGAAGTCGCCCTCACACAGAGGCCGGACAATGCGTTGTACCGAGCGAATCGCGACGGCGCACAGATTGCCGACGCGGATTTTGATCCACAAATATGCCTCGATGTAAATTCTGATGTGACAAAGTAG
- a CDS encoding glycosyltransferase produces the protein MESKAYNILMYSHDTYGLGHIRRTMAIARNLVAPDVNILIVTGSPIVGRYTMPKGIDFVRMPGMIKKTNAIYVPHSIKVDPKIAISIRKNIISATAKTFKPDLFIVDKVPTGLKGEVLPTLKWIKKNLPCTRVVLGLRDILDDAESTRTDWKRKRFPEVLRDLYSEIWVYGSKTMYDPITEYAFPDDIAKKTIFTGYIPRKAPRTRKVKRKHKQVVVTIGGGGDGYNVLDTYLRMLETNGTVDFKTLMITGPFLSPERLDELADRARAIKVQIKPFVRNMEKRIAKADLVVSMGGYNTMCEILSLKKPALIIPRDTPRLEQLIRATVFKKQGLCDFIKWDDVSPETMREKINALLDDPTPYTTQLETFAMTGLTVMRDRLEYYRKNCS, from the coding sequence ATGGAATCAAAAGCATACAATATCCTGATGTACTCCCATGACACGTATGGATTGGGACATATACGACGCACCATGGCCATTGCCCGAAATCTGGTCGCCCCGGATGTCAACATCCTCATTGTTACCGGATCTCCCATTGTCGGACGATACACCATGCCCAAGGGCATTGATTTTGTCCGTATGCCCGGCATGATAAAAAAAACCAACGCCATCTATGTTCCGCACTCCATCAAGGTCGATCCCAAAATCGCCATTTCCATCCGAAAAAACATCATTTCCGCCACGGCCAAGACGTTCAAGCCGGACCTCTTCATCGTGGACAAGGTGCCGACCGGACTCAAGGGCGAAGTGCTGCCGACGTTGAAATGGATCAAGAAAAACTTGCCATGCACCCGGGTGGTGCTTGGATTGCGGGACATTCTCGACGATGCAGAATCCACTCGTACGGATTGGAAACGCAAACGATTTCCCGAAGTCCTGCGAGACCTCTATTCCGAAATATGGGTCTACGGGTCCAAGACCATGTACGATCCCATCACCGAATACGCCTTTCCTGACGATATCGCGAAAAAAACGATTTTCACGGGCTATATTCCCCGCAAGGCCCCCCGGACCCGCAAGGTCAAACGCAAGCACAAACAGGTCGTGGTCACCATCGGCGGTGGCGGTGACGGATACAACGTGCTGGACACCTATCTGAGAATGCTTGAGACAAATGGGACAGTGGACTTCAAGACACTCATGATTACCGGCCCGTTCCTTTCTCCCGAACGACTCGACGAACTGGCCGACCGGGCACGCGCCATCAAGGTACAAATCAAGCCATTTGTCCGCAACATGGAAAAACGCATAGCCAAGGCCGACCTGGTCGTTTCCATGGGCGGCTACAATACCATGTGCGAAATTCTCTCGCTGAAAAAACCCGCCCTGATCATTCCACGCGACACGCCGCGTCTAGAGCAGCTTATCCGCGCCACGGTCTTCAAAAAACAAGGCCTGTGTGATTTCATCAAATGGGACGATGTTTCCCCCGAAACCATGCGGGAAAAAATCAACGCCCTGCTGGATGATCCAACGCCGTACACCACACAACTCGAAACATTTGCCATGACTGGGCTCACGGTCATGCGTGATCGACTCGAATACTACCGAAAAAACTGTTCCTGA
- a CDS encoding glycosyltransferase, with protein sequence MTTHTKKTTLGMVLKGYPRISETFISNEIKLLEEMGFKIHIYSMRAPRENFAHKSIKEIKAKVTYLPSSMIWGLPAFLWYNIRLFCKMPKRYMDCIKLMKSRFALAPKKHTWIKHLLQAGYIVQKSVIDDGVDLGHLHGHFAHTPTTVTMYAAFLAGIPFSFTAHAKDIYTQDPRRIQDKVDRAKFVVTCTKYNARHLEKTMGGSKPIHCVYHGINLDLFSPNGRSTSAKTPYHILTVARFVEKKGLDTVLMALAKLRSEGLDFRYTLVGEGKAEFNRKIKQLVHDLGLDDITTLTGTITHEDVIQLLGSSDCFTLGCREAKDGDRDGIPNVVAEAMATGVPVTATEVSGVPELVVHEETGLLCPSNDVDALATIIRRALTDDELRAHIIPAANTQVHTLFNNKQLIRTLGEIYKSHGVPCTK encoded by the coding sequence ATGACCACACACACAAAAAAGACCACACTGGGCATGGTACTCAAAGGGTATCCCCGTATTTCCGAGACATTCATTTCCAATGAAATCAAGTTGCTTGAAGAGATGGGATTCAAAATCCACATCTATTCCATGCGCGCCCCCCGTGAAAACTTTGCCCACAAATCGATCAAGGAAATCAAGGCCAAGGTGACGTATCTTCCTTCGTCCATGATCTGGGGACTTCCGGCCTTTTTATGGTATAATATCAGATTGTTTTGCAAAATGCCCAAACGGTACATGGACTGCATCAAGCTCATGAAGTCCCGTTTTGCATTAGCTCCCAAGAAACACACTTGGATCAAGCACCTGCTCCAGGCCGGGTATATCGTCCAGAAATCCGTAATCGACGACGGGGTGGACCTCGGCCATCTGCACGGCCATTTCGCCCACACGCCGACCACGGTGACCATGTACGCCGCCTTTCTCGCCGGGATTCCCTTTTCTTTCACGGCCCATGCCAAGGACATTTACACGCAGGACCCTCGACGCATTCAGGACAAGGTGGATCGGGCAAAATTCGTGGTGACCTGCACCAAATACAATGCCCGCCATCTCGAAAAAACCATGGGCGGCTCGAAACCCATTCACTGCGTGTATCACGGTATCAATCTCGACCTATTCTCACCCAATGGACGAAGCACCTCGGCCAAAACCCCGTATCACATCCTCACGGTCGCCCGATTCGTGGAGAAAAAAGGATTGGATACCGTACTCATGGCGCTTGCCAAACTGCGAAGTGAAGGGCTGGATTTCCGCTACACATTGGTGGGTGAAGGCAAAGCGGAGTTCAACCGGAAAATCAAACAACTCGTCCACGATCTCGGGCTGGACGACATCACAACCCTGACCGGCACCATCACGCACGAAGATGTCATCCAACTTCTCGGATCATCCGACTGTTTCACTCTGGGCTGTCGCGAAGCCAAAGACGGCGACCGGGACGGCATCCCCAACGTGGTGGCCGAGGCCATGGCAACAGGTGTGCCGGTCACGGCCACCGAGGTTTCCGGCGTTCCGGAACTGGTCGTCCACGAAGAAACCGGCCTGCTGTGTCCCTCCAACGACGTGGATGCACTGGCAACAATCATTCGCCGCGCTCTGACAGACGACGAACTGCGAGCACACATCATTCCAGCCGCCAACACACAGGTCCACACGCTTTTCAACAACAAGCAGCTCATCCGCACGCTGGGAGAAATATACAAATCCCATGGTGTCCCCTGCACCAAATAA
- a CDS encoding DnaJ family domain-containing protein — MFNFSQIMSEEHIKRAIKDGAFEHLAGQGKPLPKDDTENLPPELRMAYRVLKNSGYVPAEIAEEKEITRTIDLLATMKDEQERYRQIQKLNVMILKMNERRGRPIILDTSDEYYRRIVEKVRIAEERFDTTHKKQREHHA; from the coding sequence ATGTTCAACTTCTCGCAGATCATGTCCGAAGAACATATCAAACGGGCAATCAAGGACGGTGCGTTCGAACACCTTGCCGGACAGGGAAAACCCTTGCCCAAGGATGACACGGAAAACCTGCCGCCCGAACTCCGCATGGCATACCGCGTGTTGAAAAATTCCGGCTATGTCCCCGCTGAAATTGCTGAAGAAAAAGAAATAACGCGCACCATTGATCTGCTGGCAACCATGAAAGATGAACAGGAACGGTATCGACAGATACAAAAGTTGAACGTCATGATACTGAAAATGAATGAACGGCGCGGCCGTCCCATCATCCTGGATACATCGGACGAATATTATCGACGCATCGTCGAAAAAGTACGGATCGCAGAAGAACGATTCGACACCACCCATAAAAAACAACGAGAACATCATGCATAA
- the era gene encoding GTPase Era, with protein MHKFGMVALIGPPNAGKSTLMNTYLGQKVAIVSPKPQTTRNRISGILTEEEAQIVFLDTPGIHQLRGKMNRFLLESAWSALSSADAVVVLIDAALYCAKPHLLDKEIVPLVKPIDESGRPVLIAINKIDRIKEKDKLLPLMARVAEMWPKAEYIPVSALRGKGTDQLMDRILSLLPEGPPMFPEDQVSTAPMRFMASEIIREKLFYSLRQELPYSTAVEIEQWDEESREDLIIINAVIYTSRKSHKGMIIGKQGANLKRIGTDARKDISDLTGSKVHLELWVKVREGWTEDPGFLRAMGLGE; from the coding sequence ATGCATAAATTCGGAATGGTCGCATTGATCGGCCCACCCAATGCAGGGAAATCCACCCTGATGAACACCTACCTCGGACAAAAGGTCGCCATTGTGTCGCCCAAGCCGCAGACCACGCGCAATCGCATCAGCGGCATCCTGACTGAGGAAGAGGCCCAGATCGTCTTTCTGGATACCCCAGGCATCCACCAGTTGCGTGGCAAAATGAATCGATTCCTGCTGGAATCCGCCTGGAGCGCACTGTCTTCAGCGGATGCAGTCGTGGTCCTGATCGACGCCGCGCTCTACTGCGCCAAGCCCCACTTGTTGGACAAGGAAATCGTCCCGCTGGTCAAACCCATCGACGAATCCGGCAGGCCGGTCCTCATTGCCATCAACAAAATCGATCGGATCAAGGAAAAGGACAAATTGCTCCCGCTCATGGCCCGTGTGGCCGAGATGTGGCCCAAAGCGGAATACATCCCGGTTTCAGCACTGCGAGGCAAGGGCACGGACCAGCTCATGGACCGTATTCTGTCGCTGCTCCCCGAGGGACCGCCCATGTTCCCGGAAGATCAGGTTTCCACCGCGCCCATGCGATTCATGGCCTCGGAAATCATCCGCGAAAAACTGTTCTATTCGCTCAGGCAGGAACTCCCGTACTCAACTGCTGTCGAGATTGAACAATGGGATGAAGAGTCCCGCGAGGATCTGATTATCATCAATGCGGTCATCTACACGTCACGCAAAAGCCACAAAGGCATGATTATCGGCAAACAGGGCGCCAATCTGAAACGAATCGGCACTGACGCCCGCAAAGACATCAGTGACCTGACCGGATCAAAAGTCCACCTTGAATTGTGGGTCAAGGTCCGCGAAGGCTGGACAGAAGATCCTGGATTCCTTCGGGCCATGGGGCTTGGAGAATAG